One window from the genome of Salvia splendens isolate huo1 chromosome 9, SspV2, whole genome shotgun sequence encodes:
- the LOC121746653 gene encoding very-long-chain (3R)-3-hydroxyacyl-CoA dehydratase PASTICCINO 2A-like — MDGMFSAVRRIYLTAYNWTLFFGWLQVFYLAVSTLRNSGYESVYAAVEKPLILAQSAALLEILHSLAGIVRSPVTATLPQVASRLYVTWGILYSFPEIRTHFFVSSLVISWSITEIIRYSFFGLKEAFGSTPSWLLWLRYSTFLMLYPTGITSEVGLIYYALPYLKESGDKFSIRMPNRWNFSFDYYCNAVLVLGFYVPGSPHLYGYMLEQRKKALAKAKTA; from the coding sequence ATGGACGGAATGTTCTCCGCCGTGCGGCGAATCTACCTCACCGCCTACAACTGGACGCTCTTCTTCGGCTGGCTCCAGGTGTTCTACCTCGCCGTCTCTACTCTCCGGAATTCCGGCTACGAATCGGTCTACGCCGCCGTCGAGAAGCCGCTCATCCTCGCGCAGTCAGCCGCGCTGCTCGAGATCCTCCACAGCCTCGCCGGAATCGTCAGATCTCCGGTCACCGCCACTCTGCCGCAGGTCGCCTCACGGCTGTACGTGACCTGGGGAATCCTGTACAGCTTCCCCGAAATCCGGACGCATTTCTTCGTTTCGTCGCTGGTAATTAGCTGGTCGATTACTGAGATAATTAGGTACTCGTTTTTCGGATTGAAGGAGGCGTTCGGATCTACGCCGTCATGGCTGCTGTGGCTGAGGTACAGCACGTTTCTGATGTTGTACCCTACCGGAATCACGAGCGAGGTAGGGCTGATCTACTACGCGCTGCCGTATCTGAAGGAATCAGGGGACAAATTCAGTATCAGGATGCCGAATAGGTGGAATTTCTCGTTTGATTATTACTGTAATGCGGTGTTGGTTCTGGGATTCTATGTTCCTGGAAGTCCTCATCTCTATGGATACATGTTGGAGCAGAGGAAAAAGGCGCTCGCCAAAGCGAAAACGGCGTGA